In one Paraburkholderia azotifigens genomic region, the following are encoded:
- a CDS encoding ABC transporter permease, translating into MQDKRNTVLTERVASRWVRLHCALVLFFLVAPILAIIPLSFNSGSYFSYPLQGFSLRWYEQALTSADWQRALLNSIAIGAASTLIATCLGTLAALGLSRTQFPLRSIVMPIIISPMIVPIVVVAAGFYLVFAPLGLVNSYPGVILAHAALGTPFVVITVTASLLSFDQSLLRAASGLGAQPWVAFRRVTLPLIKPAVATGSVFAFATSFDEVIVILFIGGPDQKTVPRQMWSGIRDSIDPSILAVATMLIVFAVLLFASINWLRSRAAAASQVMV; encoded by the coding sequence ATGCAAGACAAACGCAATACGGTACTAACGGAGCGCGTCGCTTCCCGATGGGTGCGATTGCACTGCGCGCTCGTTCTGTTCTTTCTGGTGGCGCCGATTCTCGCGATCATTCCGCTTTCGTTCAACTCCGGCTCGTATTTCTCATATCCACTGCAGGGGTTCTCGCTGCGCTGGTATGAACAAGCCCTCACGAGTGCGGACTGGCAACGTGCGCTGCTGAACAGTATCGCCATAGGCGCAGCGTCCACTTTGATAGCGACCTGTCTCGGGACGCTGGCGGCGCTCGGCCTGTCGCGAACGCAGTTTCCGCTGCGCTCGATCGTCATGCCGATCATCATATCCCCGATGATTGTGCCGATCGTCGTGGTAGCCGCCGGCTTCTACCTTGTCTTCGCGCCACTCGGGCTCGTGAATTCCTACCCCGGCGTCATCCTTGCACATGCCGCGCTCGGCACGCCGTTCGTCGTCATCACGGTGACCGCGTCGTTATTGTCTTTCGATCAGAGTCTACTGCGCGCGGCGTCCGGGCTCGGCGCGCAACCGTGGGTCGCGTTCAGGCGCGTGACGCTTCCATTGATCAAACCCGCGGTCGCGACTGGAAGCGTCTTCGCCTTCGCCACCTCCTTCGACGAAGTCATCGTGATTCTCTTCATTGGCGGCCCGGATCAAAAGACCGTTCCACGGCAGATGTGGAGCGGCATCCGGGATTCCATCGATCCATCGATCCTGGCCGTGGCGACCATGCTGATCGTGTTCGCCGTGCTGCTGTTCGCGAGTATCAACTGGCTGCGTAGCCGCGCGGCGGCGGCGAGTCAAGTGATGGTCTGA
- a CDS encoding cold-shock protein codes for MATGTVKWFNDAKGFGFITPDEGGEDLFAHFSEIKTEGFKSLQENQKVSFEVKMGPKGKQAANIKPI; via the coding sequence ATGGCAACTGGTACAGTGAAATGGTTTAACGATGCAAAGGGCTTTGGATTCATCACGCCGGACGAAGGCGGTGAAGACCTGTTCGCCCACTTCTCCGAAATCAAGACGGAAGGCTTCAAGTCATTACAGGAAAACCAGAAAGTAAGCTTCGAAGTGAAGATGGGGCCGAAGGGCAAGCAGGCCGCCAATATCAAGCCTATCTAA
- a CDS encoding H-NS family nucleoid-associated regulatory protein — translation MNPHAQAVVAAKKRAKAGNYVMGPQTPKYRDPKSGATWSGRGRAPAWLSGAKDRSKFLIVDADASGSGSKAVSSTKATVKQAATKKVKEKALAAKNAKALPKPAPAKKAVTRKTVARKTPAKRAPNNPVAVAPASESAPVPVAG, via the coding sequence TTGAATCCGCATGCACAAGCGGTCGTTGCCGCAAAGAAACGCGCGAAGGCTGGCAACTACGTGATGGGCCCCCAGACGCCGAAATACCGTGACCCAAAGAGTGGGGCGACATGGAGTGGCCGCGGTCGGGCGCCGGCATGGTTGTCTGGTGCCAAAGACCGTTCGAAGTTTCTGATTGTCGATGCGGACGCGAGCGGTTCAGGCTCGAAGGCCGTTTCGTCCACGAAAGCAACCGTGAAGCAAGCGGCGACCAAAAAGGTAAAGGAAAAAGCGCTTGCCGCGAAGAATGCCAAGGCACTGCCAAAACCAGCACCGGCGAAGAAGGCCGTAACCAGGAAAACTGTGGCGAGGAAGACACCTGCGAAGCGCGCGCCGAACAATCCGGTAGCAGTTGCACCAGCCAGCGAAAGCGCCCCGGTGCCCGTCGCGGGCTGA
- a CDS encoding DUF1993 domain-containing protein encodes MLLEIPMYAQAIAQCVQAVKSMETYLDKAERLADAKKFDVGILLSTRLAPDMGGLLYQIQSACDYLKGGAAWLSGQQPPQHEDNEQTLDEARARIRKTIDFVESVAADRYADAAGQIVKVTWVPGKLTGENYLLQIVIPNIYFHVAMAYAILRTNGVDLKKLDFIGPVNAFDA; translated from the coding sequence ATGTTGCTGGAGATTCCGATGTATGCACAGGCTATCGCGCAATGCGTGCAAGCAGTAAAAAGTATGGAGACTTATCTCGACAAGGCAGAGCGCCTTGCAGATGCGAAGAAATTCGATGTTGGTATTCTTTTGTCGACCCGTCTCGCTCCCGACATGGGCGGATTGCTGTATCAGATACAAAGCGCCTGCGACTATCTGAAGGGCGGAGCCGCCTGGCTTTCAGGGCAGCAGCCACCGCAGCATGAAGACAATGAGCAGACGCTTGACGAAGCGCGTGCGCGCATCCGCAAGACGATCGACTTTGTTGAAAGCGTGGCGGCAGACCGGTACGCTGACGCCGCCGGTCAAATCGTAAAAGTAACCTGGGTGCCGGGTAAGCTGACTGGCGAAAACTATCTGTTGCAGATCGTGATTCCGAACATCTACTTCCATGTAGCCATGGCTTATGCGATTTTGCGCACGAATGGCGTAGACCTCAAGAAGCTGGATTTCATTGGCCCAGTCAATGCCTTCGATGCCTGA
- a CDS encoding LysR family transcriptional regulator, with product MEMLLTAVDRGSLSAAARELKIPVSTLTRKVADLEELLGTRLLIRTTRKLTLTDAGMSYVAAARRILDLVREQEHEATGEFATAKGELVVTAPVQLGRLHVLPVINQFLAQYPDITVRLLLSDRNIDLIDSHADLALRIGELADSSMIATRIGSLRPIVCASPAFLANHTPPREPDDLVKYSCVVFNSPYLSPWRFRLPTTSKIYVLGVKPRLEVTTPDAAVSAAVDNAGITYVFEHDADEALRNGQLEILLPQFEIEPVPVHLVHVSRNLMAIKLRHFIDFAAPKLRQSLSRFGKQKRH from the coding sequence ATGGAAATGCTGCTGACCGCCGTGGACAGGGGAAGCCTGTCGGCGGCAGCGCGCGAACTGAAGATCCCTGTGAGCACGCTCACCCGCAAGGTAGCCGATCTCGAAGAGTTGCTTGGAACCCGGTTGCTGATACGAACCACCCGCAAACTGACATTGACGGACGCAGGGATGTCATACGTCGCGGCGGCCCGCCGCATTCTCGACCTCGTGCGTGAACAGGAGCACGAGGCCACCGGCGAATTCGCGACCGCGAAAGGCGAACTGGTCGTGACTGCACCAGTGCAGCTTGGTCGCCTGCATGTTTTGCCTGTCATCAATCAGTTCCTCGCGCAGTATCCGGACATCACCGTTCGACTCCTTCTCTCCGACCGAAACATCGACCTCATCGATTCGCACGCCGACCTCGCCTTGCGCATCGGAGAACTCGCGGATAGCAGCATGATTGCCACGCGCATCGGCTCATTGCGCCCGATCGTCTGCGCGAGTCCGGCCTTCCTTGCCAACCATACGCCCCCGCGCGAACCCGACGATCTCGTGAAATATTCGTGTGTCGTCTTCAATAGCCCGTATCTGTCGCCGTGGCGCTTCCGCCTTCCCACGACGAGCAAGATCTACGTGCTTGGCGTGAAACCCCGTCTCGAGGTCACGACACCCGACGCTGCCGTCAGCGCCGCCGTGGACAACGCAGGCATCACCTACGTATTCGAGCACGATGCCGATGAAGCGCTGCGGAACGGGCAACTCGAGATACTCCTGCCACAGTTCGAGATCGAGCCCGTGCCCGTTCATCTGGTTCATGTGTCCAGAAATCTGATGGCCATCAAACTGCGGCATTTCATCGACTTCGCGGCGCCCAAACTCAGGCAATCGCTCTCGCGATTCGGCAAGCAGAAGCGACACTAG
- a CDS encoding winged helix-turn-helix transcriptional regulator, with product MDCSIARALDEVGEWWTLLIVRECTQGSRRFDEFQSGLGIARNVLAARLERLIELDIIERFPIAERANTFGYRLTSKGADLYPVLVALMQWGDKWLRPNGKPTITLVEHASGMPVETVEIRATGGQALTYQDVRFAAGPGATKATREVIENRNDRVLGDQSDESCA from the coding sequence ATGGACTGTTCGATCGCTCGCGCCCTCGACGAGGTGGGCGAGTGGTGGACGCTTCTGATCGTTCGCGAGTGCACGCAAGGCAGCAGGCGCTTCGACGAATTTCAGAGCGGGCTGGGTATCGCCCGCAATGTCCTCGCGGCGCGGCTGGAACGTTTGATCGAGCTGGATATCATTGAACGCTTCCCCATCGCGGAACGCGCCAACACGTTCGGTTACCGGTTGACCTCGAAAGGGGCGGATTTATACCCGGTGCTGGTCGCGCTGATGCAGTGGGGAGACAAGTGGTTAAGGCCAAACGGAAAACCGACGATCACCCTGGTGGAGCATGCGAGCGGGATGCCCGTAGAGACCGTGGAAATTCGCGCGACGGGCGGGCAGGCACTGACGTACCAGGACGTGCGGTTTGCTGCCGGTCCGGGCGCAACGAAGGCGACGCGGGAGGTCATCGAGAACCGGAATGACCGGGTACTCGGGGACCAGAGCGACGAGTCGTGCGCCTGA
- a CDS encoding efflux RND transporter periplasmic adaptor subunit: MGRQRRRSRSDRRRGGDGGASALVECRACCRAGAPSVAISVPLQRDIEGRLGFLGQFSAVNRVELRAQVGGTLMQINFKDGDIVHKGDALFEIDPEPYQIKLSQATAGLESANARLALATRELARAQELQRSEAGTVENVDQKIAEQRTAQAAVDNANALVLDARFDLDRCKITAPFTGRIGTHLVSTGNLVSGSRAGSSPTTLLATIVSLDPIYLDFDISENDYAAFQHARENRQGPLADAVNISPTGDGDYARTGTLNFIDNALDRSSGTIHARATIPNSDLSLTPGGFARLRLATTAPQPALLVPDAAVLQDQTDHMVYVVGADNVAAPRKVEIGDLRGGLRVIRSGLAPTDRIVIDGIASVRPGSKISPHAGAIQFSAEHGDEGARS; the protein is encoded by the coding sequence ATGGGTCGGCAAAGGCGTCGCAGCCGCAGTGATCGTCGCCGTGGCGGCGACGGCGGCGCATCTGCACTGGTCGAGTGCCGCGCCTGTTGCCGCGCCGGCGCCCCCTCGGTTGCCATTAGCGTGCCGTTGCAGCGCGATATCGAGGGCCGGCTAGGGTTCCTCGGCCAGTTCTCGGCCGTGAATCGTGTCGAATTGCGCGCTCAGGTGGGCGGCACGCTCATGCAGATCAATTTCAAGGATGGTGACATCGTGCACAAAGGCGACGCGCTGTTCGAGATCGATCCTGAACCGTATCAGATCAAGCTAAGCCAGGCGACGGCCGGACTCGAGTCCGCGAATGCCCGGCTGGCGCTCGCCACGCGCGAGCTTGCCCGCGCGCAGGAACTGCAGCGGTCGGAGGCAGGAACGGTCGAGAACGTCGACCAGAAAATCGCTGAACAACGCACCGCTCAAGCGGCGGTCGACAACGCCAATGCGCTCGTTCTCGACGCCCGGTTCGACCTCGATCGCTGCAAGATCACGGCACCTTTTACCGGTCGCATCGGCACACATCTCGTGTCGACAGGCAATCTGGTATCCGGCAGCCGCGCCGGCAGCAGCCCCACAACCCTGCTCGCGACCATCGTTTCGCTGGACCCGATCTACCTCGATTTCGACATCAGCGAAAACGACTACGCCGCTTTCCAGCACGCCCGTGAAAACCGGCAGGGACCGCTGGCGGACGCAGTGAACATTTCGCCGACGGGCGACGGCGACTATGCGCGCACTGGCACGCTCAACTTTATCGACAACGCGCTCGACCGTTCGAGCGGAACCATTCATGCGCGCGCAACGATTCCCAACAGTGACCTGTCGCTGACGCCGGGTGGCTTCGCACGCCTGCGGCTGGCAACGACTGCACCGCAACCGGCATTGCTCGTTCCCGATGCCGCCGTCCTCCAGGACCAGACCGACCACATGGTGTACGTCGTCGGTGCCGACAACGTGGCCGCGCCCAGAAAGGTCGAGATCGGCGATCTTCGGGGCGGCCTGCGCGTGATTCGTTCAGGACTTGCACCGACCGACCGGATCGTGATCGACGGCATTGCGTCGGTGCGCCCCGGTTCGAAGATCTCGCCGCACGCGGGAGCGATCCAGTTCTCGGCGGAACACGGCGATGAAGGAGCCAGATCATGA
- a CDS encoding efflux RND transporter permease subunit, producing the protein MKLTHFFIEHPRFAAVLNIFVVLVGLATMVKLPVAQYPNIVPTTIQITTSYPGASADTIARTVATPLEQSVNGVENMDYISSQSTSNGQLTITVIFKVGTDPNTALLLTRSRVEDTLSRLPAEVQLQGVQVKKTIQALLLGVHVYSPDGSRSPEYLSNYMLKVRDQIARLPGVSDFQLFGERQYAMRIWIDPDKAASYNISANEILAALRAQNAAVSAGVLNQPPVSNNGTGAYQINIDALGRLTTPEQFGDVVVKSDTQGRVTRIRDIGRVELGSVDYGSRAYADRYAATPWFVIATPDANVVQVEHDVWAKMAELKKSFPPGVDYIKIYDPTTFVSQSIEEVAKTIGIAILLVVGVVYLFLQNWRATIIPVVAIPVSLVGTFAILSLFGASINNLSLFGLVLAVGIVVDDAIVVVENVERNMALGMSPKEAAHRTMNEVSTAIIAIALTLCAVFGPTALMSGISGLFFKQFAITIAASTVISCFVSLTLSPALCAVLLKPHEMEKSRGGSTALGRLHHAIFGRFNASFEWLSSRYGQMTGRAVRATTVMLIVYAGLIGATALQMSRMPTGFIPEQDIGYQAVIAFLPPGSSLERTDKVIREINDIVLDTPGLKGVTHTSPVSGLDVTTGTVAPNVGTLFYGLPSLYGKHVPGVNAASMLGELRKRVAGVKDAVVVVVNPPPVQGLGAAGGFKLMLEDRGGLGPQALADASRALVAAASKDKVFGGVFTLYNAGAPSVYADIDRLKAEKLGLTPTDVFSTMDLYLGSQYVNDFNFMGRTYQVRVQGDEAFRRTPEDIGRLKVRNPAGDMVPISSVATFRNTTQPYRVPRYNMYPAAEIMGAAGPGYSSGDAIQHMEQLAAQVLPNGITYEWTDLAHQQKEQTMSPLVIFAASALFVFLVLAAQYESWKTPLAIVLIVPMCLLAAAIGLNMRGMPIDILAQIGFVVLVGLAAKNAILIVEFARQRQDEDGIDAQEAATHAAHVRLRPILMTSFAFIAGVAPLAIASGAGSEMRQSLGTTVFFGMLGVTLFGLAFTPAFYAFVRKLGIKSAPALRKLDSGEAK; encoded by the coding sequence ATGAAACTGACGCACTTCTTTATCGAGCACCCGCGCTTTGCGGCGGTGCTCAACATATTTGTGGTGCTGGTTGGCCTGGCAACCATGGTGAAGCTGCCCGTCGCTCAATATCCGAACATCGTTCCCACGACGATCCAGATCACGACCTCGTATCCCGGTGCTTCGGCCGATACGATTGCGCGCACGGTCGCAACGCCGCTCGAGCAGTCCGTCAATGGTGTCGAGAACATGGATTACATCTCGAGCCAATCGACTAGCAACGGTCAGTTGACGATTACCGTGATCTTCAAGGTCGGAACGGACCCGAATACGGCGCTTCTGCTCACACGCAGCCGCGTCGAAGACACGTTGTCGCGTCTGCCCGCCGAAGTGCAGTTGCAGGGCGTGCAGGTGAAAAAGACTATCCAGGCGCTGTTGCTCGGCGTGCATGTCTATTCGCCCGACGGCTCCCGCAGTCCCGAATACCTGTCGAACTACATGCTCAAGGTGCGGGATCAGATCGCGCGTTTGCCTGGCGTGTCGGACTTCCAGCTGTTCGGCGAACGCCAGTACGCGATGCGCATCTGGATCGATCCCGACAAGGCGGCTTCGTACAACATCAGCGCCAATGAAATACTCGCGGCGCTTCGCGCGCAGAACGCCGCTGTGTCGGCAGGCGTGCTCAATCAGCCGCCTGTGTCGAACAACGGTACGGGTGCCTACCAGATCAACATCGACGCGCTTGGCCGCCTGACGACGCCCGAACAGTTTGGCGATGTCGTCGTCAAGTCCGATACGCAGGGGCGCGTGACACGCATTCGCGATATCGGCCGTGTCGAGCTCGGCTCGGTTGACTATGGCTCCAGGGCTTACGCTGACAGATATGCAGCCACGCCGTGGTTCGTCATCGCCACGCCCGATGCGAATGTCGTGCAGGTCGAGCATGACGTGTGGGCCAAAATGGCCGAACTCAAGAAGAGCTTCCCGCCCGGCGTCGACTACATCAAGATCTACGACCCGACCACGTTTGTTTCCCAGTCGATCGAAGAGGTCGCGAAAACCATCGGTATCGCCATTCTGCTGGTAGTTGGCGTGGTGTATCTGTTCCTGCAGAACTGGCGCGCCACGATCATTCCGGTCGTCGCGATTCCGGTGTCGCTGGTCGGCACGTTCGCCATCCTTTCGCTGTTCGGCGCGTCCATCAATAACCTATCGTTGTTCGGACTGGTTCTGGCCGTCGGGATTGTCGTCGACGATGCCATCGTGGTGGTCGAGAACGTGGAACGGAACATGGCGCTCGGCATGTCACCGAAAGAAGCCGCTCATCGAACGATGAACGAAGTCTCGACAGCCATTATCGCCATCGCGCTCACGTTGTGTGCGGTGTTCGGTCCGACTGCACTGATGTCCGGCATCTCGGGTCTGTTTTTCAAGCAGTTCGCGATTACGATCGCCGCGTCGACCGTCATCTCGTGCTTCGTCTCGCTTACGCTGAGCCCGGCTCTGTGTGCGGTGCTTCTCAAGCCACACGAGATGGAAAAGTCCCGTGGCGGTTCGACCGCGCTGGGTCGCCTCCATCACGCGATTTTCGGCCGGTTTAACGCGTCGTTCGAATGGCTGTCGTCCCGTTACGGACAAATGACAGGCCGCGCCGTACGTGCGACCACCGTGATGCTGATCGTCTACGCAGGTCTGATTGGGGCGACCGCACTGCAAATGTCGAGAATGCCCACCGGCTTTATTCCGGAACAGGACATCGGCTATCAGGCTGTGATTGCGTTTCTTCCTCCCGGCTCCAGTCTCGAGCGCACCGACAAGGTGATCCGCGAGATCAACGACATCGTGCTCGATACGCCGGGACTCAAAGGCGTGACGCACACGTCGCCCGTGTCGGGTCTCGACGTTACGACGGGCACTGTAGCGCCCAACGTGGGAACGCTTTTCTACGGACTGCCTTCGCTGTATGGCAAGCATGTTCCCGGCGTCAATGCAGCGTCGATGCTGGGCGAACTCCGCAAGCGGGTCGCGGGTGTCAAGGACGCAGTGGTCGTCGTCGTCAATCCGCCGCCCGTGCAGGGACTGGGCGCAGCGGGCGGCTTCAAGCTGATGCTGGAAGACCGTGGCGGACTCGGCCCGCAAGCGCTCGCGGACGCGTCGCGCGCACTTGTGGCGGCAGCCAGCAAGGACAAGGTGTTCGGTGGTGTATTCACGCTTTACAACGCGGGCGCGCCATCTGTTTATGCGGACATCGACCGCCTGAAGGCGGAAAAGCTCGGCCTCACGCCAACCGATGTGTTCTCGACGATGGATCTTTACCTTGGCTCGCAGTACGTGAACGACTTCAACTTCATGGGCCGTACGTATCAGGTACGCGTTCAGGGCGATGAAGCATTCCGGCGGACACCCGAAGATATCGGAAGGCTCAAGGTGCGCAACCCGGCGGGCGACATGGTGCCGATCAGCAGCGTAGCGACGTTCAGGAACACGACCCAGCCGTATCGCGTGCCGCGCTACAACATGTATCCCGCAGCGGAAATCATGGGTGCGGCCGGCCCCGGATATTCGTCGGGCGACGCCATCCAGCACATGGAACAACTCGCAGCGCAGGTTCTTCCGAACGGCATCACGTACGAGTGGACCGACCTCGCTCACCAACAGAAAGAGCAGACCATGTCGCCGCTTGTGATCTTTGCTGCGTCGGCACTGTTCGTGTTCCTCGTGCTTGCCGCGCAGTATGAAAGCTGGAAGACGCCTCTCGCAATCGTGCTGATCGTGCCGATGTGTCTGCTCGCGGCGGCGATCGGTCTGAACATGCGCGGCATGCCGATCGACATTCTTGCGCAGATCGGCTTCGTTGTGCTCGTTGGGCTCGCCGCGAAGAACGCCATTCTCATCGTCGAATTCGCCAGACAGCGTCAGGACGAAGACGGCATCGATGCACAAGAGGCTGCCACCCATGCGGCACATGTGCGGTTGCGCCCCATCCTGATGACGTCGTTCGCGTTTATCGCGGGCGTGGCGCCGCTCGCCATTGCCAGCGGCGCCGGCTCGGAAATGCGGCAATCGCTCGGCACGACGGTGTTCTTCGGCATGCTCGGTGTGACGCTCTTCGGGCTCGCGTTCACCCCGGCGTTTTATGCCTTCGTCCGCAAGCTCGGCATCAAGAGCGCGCCCGCCTTGCGGAAACTTGATAGTGGAGAAGCGAAATGA
- a CDS encoding efflux transporter outer membrane subunit → MNGFASRTSKAIIGSLIVSAMLAGCAVGPDYVAPHTEMAAFHNAKVVAERQTALPAPNLDSWWAGFNDPELVKVVQRALDQNLSLQAAIARVAQSRAAAQAAGARLLPTVDANASYTALHQSTQSPLGTIASAFPNYSRDQKEYVAGATASWEIDLAGGLRRAHAAATDEEQAAEAAQLGTRVTVAADAADAYLQIRGLQAQLAVTQDQVDTDARLLELVKARKQAGASDEREVAQAEALLRQARATVPSLRVSLEAQLNRLDVLMGAQPGTYAAELATNAGVIPDVPAIGGADQPVDVLRRRPDIIAAERHLAASNDAIGVAIAGYYPKISLSGALGFDSISASHFLSAKSFQPIGTGALQWRLFDFGKVDAEVKGARGAYAEALAQYREAALKATEDVEDALMTLSQTEIRAQEIQQEVAALTKARDLSEKAYRAGSITLTDVLDADRQLLDARDDLDATKADAARAAVRTFRSLGGGWDAPHQQLAQTK, encoded by the coding sequence ATGAACGGCTTCGCATCGAGAACTTCGAAAGCGATCATCGGTAGTCTGATTGTCAGCGCAATGCTTGCTGGCTGTGCCGTCGGGCCCGACTACGTTGCGCCTCACACCGAGATGGCCGCGTTTCACAACGCGAAGGTCGTCGCCGAACGGCAAACGGCATTGCCGGCCCCGAACCTCGATAGCTGGTGGGCGGGCTTCAATGATCCCGAGCTGGTCAAGGTGGTGCAACGGGCACTCGATCAAAACCTGAGCCTCCAGGCTGCGATCGCACGCGTCGCGCAATCGCGCGCCGCGGCTCAGGCGGCTGGGGCCCGCCTGCTTCCGACAGTCGATGCCAACGCATCGTACACGGCGCTACACCAGAGCACGCAGAGTCCTCTTGGCACGATTGCAAGCGCGTTTCCCAACTATAGCCGCGACCAGAAGGAGTACGTCGCAGGTGCCACGGCAAGCTGGGAAATCGATCTGGCGGGCGGTCTGCGTCGCGCACACGCGGCAGCCACCGACGAAGAGCAGGCCGCCGAGGCCGCGCAACTCGGCACGCGCGTGACGGTCGCTGCCGACGCCGCCGACGCCTACCTGCAAATCAGAGGGCTGCAAGCGCAACTGGCCGTCACCCAGGATCAGGTCGATACCGATGCGCGTCTGCTGGAACTCGTGAAAGCGCGCAAACAGGCCGGTGCATCGGACGAACGCGAGGTCGCGCAGGCTGAAGCCTTGTTGCGCCAGGCACGCGCTACCGTTCCAAGCTTGCGCGTGTCGCTGGAAGCGCAATTGAACCGGCTCGATGTGCTGATGGGCGCCCAGCCGGGGACCTATGCGGCAGAACTCGCCACGAACGCGGGTGTGATTCCGGATGTGCCCGCCATCGGCGGCGCGGATCAGCCCGTCGACGTGCTGCGGCGACGCCCGGACATCATCGCTGCCGAACGCCATCTGGCGGCTTCGAACGACGCGATCGGCGTGGCAATTGCCGGCTACTACCCGAAGATTTCGCTCTCCGGCGCACTGGGATTCGACAGCATTTCAGCCAGTCACTTCCTGAGCGCGAAGTCGTTCCAGCCAATCGGCACGGGTGCGCTGCAGTGGCGACTGTTTGATTTCGGCAAGGTGGACGCCGAGGTCAAGGGTGCGCGCGGCGCTTACGCGGAGGCGTTGGCGCAGTACCGGGAGGCCGCACTCAAAGCAACCGAGGACGTCGAAGACGCATTGATGACGCTGTCGCAAACGGAGATTCGCGCGCAGGAAATTCAACAGGAAGTCGCTGCATTGACGAAGGCGCGAGACCTTTCGGAGAAAGCGTATCGCGCGGGTTCGATCACGCTCACTGATGTGCTCGACGCCGACCGGCAGCTGCTCGACGCGCGCGACGATCTCGATGCAACGAAGGCAGACGCTGCCCGCGCCGCCGTGAGAACGTTCCGCTCCCTAGGCGGCGGATGGGATGCACCGCATCAGCAGCTCGCGCAGACGAAGTGA
- a CDS encoding MFS transporter, which yields MDRRLLTLSLGMFALGTDSFVFAGILPEIAHSFGVSIGAAGQLISVYALSYALLGPTIAALAANVPRKRLLLGGIGLFVIANIGTIVAPNLGIALATRAFAGLGAAMFSPTASGTGASLVPPERRGYALSIIVAGLTTATALGSPIGAVIGGLASWHWTLVLVAALGAAAFAGILAFMPEVPLPPAISLRERVSPLTDSRVGLTLATTVLAQIGTFIIFSYFSVVFDRAIGHSAPVLGGLLVLWGLAGTFSNLLTGRILDKIGSHKVVLIKLTIVAIVILTMPITGAHLWSAAIAVTIWGACAWGVLVPQQFRLASLNPPMTAVLVGLNTSATYVGVSIAGALGAAVMPVIGSHNLGYLSSIPVVIAILVSGLATRRIASFANTANGAVAA from the coding sequence ATGGATCGCCGCCTTCTAACACTTTCACTCGGCATGTTCGCGCTGGGCACCGACAGCTTTGTCTTCGCGGGCATCCTGCCCGAAATCGCGCACTCGTTTGGCGTCAGTATCGGCGCTGCGGGTCAGCTTATCAGCGTGTACGCGCTGAGCTATGCCCTGCTTGGTCCGACCATCGCAGCGCTGGCTGCGAACGTGCCGCGCAAGCGTCTTTTGCTCGGCGGCATTGGATTATTCGTCATCGCCAATATCGGCACCATCGTTGCGCCGAATCTCGGCATCGCATTGGCCACACGCGCTTTCGCGGGACTTGGCGCGGCCATGTTCTCGCCGACGGCCAGCGGAACTGGCGCGTCGCTGGTGCCGCCGGAACGTCGCGGGTACGCATTGTCCATCATCGTGGCGGGACTGACGACGGCTACCGCGCTGGGCTCGCCCATTGGCGCCGTGATTGGCGGACTCGCGAGCTGGCACTGGACACTGGTTCTCGTTGCCGCGCTTGGCGCCGCTGCGTTCGCAGGCATTCTCGCGTTCATGCCTGAAGTCCCGCTGCCGCCTGCCATCTCGCTGCGCGAACGCGTGTCTCCGCTCACCGATTCCCGCGTCGGACTCACGCTCGCGACGACGGTGCTTGCCCAGATCGGCACCTTCATCATCTTCAGTTACTTCTCCGTTGTGTTCGATCGCGCGATCGGCCATAGCGCACCGGTGCTGGGTGGATTGCTGGTGCTATGGGGACTGGCGGGAACGTTTTCGAACCTGCTGACAGGACGGATTCTCGACAAGATCGGCTCCCACAAGGTCGTTCTGATCAAGCTCACCATCGTCGCAATCGTCATCCTCACGATGCCGATAACAGGCGCACACCTCTGGAGCGCAGCCATCGCCGTGACGATCTGGGGAGCCTGTGCATGGGGTGTACTGGTTCCGCAGCAGTTCCGTCTCGCGAGTCTGAATCCGCCGATGACGGCTGTGCTGGTCGGGCTCAACACGTCGGCGACTTATGTGGGTGTATCCATTGCCGGGGCGCTCGGTGCTGCTGTGATGCCCGTCATCGGCAGCCATAACCTGGGCTACCTCTCCAGCATTCCCGTGGTGATCGCGATCCTTGTCTCCGGGCTCGCGACGCGCCGCATCGCATCGTTTGCAAATACAGCAAACGGCGCCGTGGCGGCCTGA